The Erwinia sorbitola nucleotide sequence ACAGGTCAGCGGAGAAGATGTTACCCACACGAGCATCTACGCCCAGCGCTTTCGCCGCATCAACCGCGTTGCGCACCATGTCGAAGTCAGCGATTGCTGAGAAGTCATGGTCTTTAAAACGCATACGGTTCACTTTAGAGTCGGTACAGGCGCCCATACCAATCACCACGTCACGCAGTTTCACATCGGCCCGTACTGCACCGCAGGAACCCACACGGATGATTTTCTTGACGCCGAACTCGGTGATCAGCTCTTTCGCATAGATAGAGCAGGATGGGATACCCATACCGTGACCCATTACGGAGATCTTACGGCCTTTATAGGTTCCGGTGTAGCCCAACATGCCGCGCACGTTGTTTACTTCCACCGCATCCTGCAGGAAGGTCTCAGCAATGTGCTTTGCGCGCAGTGGATCGCCCGGCATCAGCACCACGTCAGCAAAATCACCCATTTCAGCGTTAATATGAGGCGTAGCCATGTTCAATCCTTATCTTAATTATTAATGTCACTTTTTACCCTCCAGATTTCGCATTACAGAAAGAGGCCAACTGAACAAAACCCCGATGACCTACAAAAGTAAGTGACCGGGGATTGCAGCTAACGCACCTGGAGTACGAAAGATGAGGT carries:
- the deoD gene encoding purine-nucleoside phosphorylase, whose translation is MATPHINAEMGDFADVVLMPGDPLRAKHIAETFLQDAVEVNNVRGMLGYTGTYKGRKISVMGHGMGIPSCSIYAKELITEFGVKKIIRVGSCGAVRADVKLRDVVIGMGACTDSKVNRMRFKDHDFSAIADFDMVRNAVDAAKALGVDARVGNIFSADLFYTPDPQMFDVMEKYGILGVEMEAAGIYGVAAEFGAKALTICTVSDHIRTHEQTTAAERQTTFSEMIEIALESVLLGDKE